The following proteins are co-located in the Verrucomicrobiota bacterium genome:
- a CDS encoding DNA methyltransferase codes for MVKQAKSKNSTETAPETTAANKPAGRPSALVDTRVVYCGDNLEQLRKLPDHCVDLIYIDPPFNSNRNYEVFWGETKEKRAFEDRHASTQAYIDYMRPRCFELARVLKKTGSFYYHCDWHASHYVKVMLDQLFGENNFQNEIVWKRANAHNDPLKYGNIHDTIFFYTGQAKGYTWNVQYTPYSQDYIDAEWNALPSGRYYKAENMLDPQNKMEEYDFMGTRARWRTNYDGMMEHWNAPQTEVPNSHGRIKLGKDGKPTKRCRIFFLDDMPGVPLQSWWDDINSLRGGSLERLGYPTQKPLALLERIIKASSNENDIVLDAFCGCGTALVAAQKLKRQWIGIDISPTACRVMAKRLRDVCGFPESEPLWKSGRGFVVRDLPWTEEKLRAIPPFEFENWAVIALGGIPNKVQVGDMGIDGRIYPVGTEPKAFGAGELALQDRWYPIQVKQKDKAGRPDIDQFETAMRRSNREKGFFISFDFSEDALREIDRFFKEEHRIIVALTVKEILNEHIARKLA; via the coding sequence ATGGTCAAGCAAGCGAAGTCAAAGAACTCCACGGAAACTGCCCCGGAAACCACGGCGGCGAACAAGCCTGCCGGTCGGCCTTCCGCGCTCGTGGATACCCGCGTCGTCTATTGCGGCGATAACCTGGAACAGTTGCGCAAGCTGCCCGATCATTGCGTGGACCTCATCTACATTGACCCGCCGTTCAACTCCAACCGCAACTACGAAGTCTTTTGGGGCGAGACCAAGGAGAAGCGCGCCTTCGAGGACCGCCACGCCAGCACCCAAGCCTATATTGATTACATGCGCCCCCGGTGCTTTGAACTCGCCCGCGTCCTCAAAAAGACCGGCTCCTTCTATTACCATTGCGACTGGCACGCCTCCCATTACGTCAAGGTCATGCTCGACCAGCTTTTCGGGGAGAATAATTTCCAGAATGAAATCGTGTGGAAACGAGCAAATGCGCACAATGACCCTTTAAAGTATGGAAACATCCATGATACTATTTTTTTCTATACAGGGCAGGCGAAAGGCTACACATGGAACGTGCAATACACTCCTTATTCACAAGACTACATTGATGCAGAATGGAACGCGCTGCCGTCAGGCCGGTATTACAAAGCTGAAAACATGCTCGACCCACAAAATAAGATGGAGGAGTACGACTTCATGGGAACTCGGGCGCGCTGGCGTACAAATTACGACGGCATGATGGAACACTGGAATGCGCCGCAAACTGAAGTTCCCAATAGCCATGGCAGGATCAAACTCGGAAAAGACGGCAAGCCGACAAAACGATGCAGGATATTCTTCCTCGATGACATGCCTGGTGTTCCTTTACAGAGTTGGTGGGATGACATTAATTCGTTACGAGGAGGTTCCCTTGAGCGCCTTGGCTATCCCACTCAGAAACCCCTGGCTCTCCTTGAGCGCATCATCAAAGCCAGCAGCAACGAAAACGACATTGTGCTGGATGCCTTCTGCGGCTGCGGCACGGCGCTGGTGGCCGCGCAGAAGCTCAAGCGGCAATGGATCGGCATTGATATTTCCCCCACGGCCTGCCGCGTGATGGCCAAACGCTTGCGGGATGTCTGCGGGTTTCCCGAAAGCGAACCGCTGTGGAAGTCCGGACGCGGGTTTGTGGTGCGCGATCTGCCATGGACGGAAGAAAAACTCCGCGCCATTCCGCCGTTCGAGTTCGAGAACTGGGCGGTCATCGCCCTGGGCGGCATCCCGAACAAAGTGCAGGTCGGCGATATGGGCATTGATGGCCGCATTTACCCCGTGGGCACAGAACCCAAAGCCTTTGGCGCGGGCGAACTGGCGCTGCAAGACCGTTGGTATCCCATTCAGGTGAAGCAAAAGGATAAGGCGGGCCGCCCGGACATTGATCAATTTGAAACCGCCATGCGCCGCTCCAACCGCGAAAAGGGATTCTTCATCTCCTTCGACTTCTCCGAGGACGCCCTGCGCGAGATTGACCGTTTCTTCAAAGAAGAACACCGCATCATCGTGGCCCTGACAGTAAAAGAAATCCTTAACGAACACATTGCACGGAAATTGGCATAA